The sequence TGGCAAAatacaatcccaactatacatacaaaaagaTAGGGTCTAATTTAGCTTGAATACAGCATGACgatttggtcaccccatctcagaaaagatatgtTGGATTTGGGAAAGATGGAGAAGGGCAAGAGAAATTATAAAAGGTATGGACACCTGCCACGtgaggagattttaaaaagactgggacttctcagcttgggaAAGAGGTGACTGACcagtgtgacagacccagaccagtggggtgcaggagtctggtcgaaggcaaatatattggccactggatgaacagtttcctgttccctgagggaccagagcagggactgcctgagagcaatcaggaacctgatagaaccaattaaggcaggcaggctaatcagggcacttggTTGAAAAAAGACCTCCCATCAACTAGTGAGGGGCAcgcaaggagctgggagtgagaagacgtgctgctggaggactgaggagtacgaGCGCCAACAGGAAAAAGGTCCTGCAGtgcaaagaaggtgctgggagaggccatggggaagtagcccagggagttgtagctgtcatgcagctggtTCAGGGGATGTTGCAGGAgacacagcagacagctgctATTCACAGGGTCCGGGTCTGGAACCGAGTACAGTTTGGGCCTGGGTTCTCCTCATCCGCCCAACTCCCTGTttgacacaggaggagttgacctggaatGTGAGTCTCATCAGAGAGCAAGGTCTAAATTGAAGAGGGATCTGacctgtccccgacccactaggtgcgacaacagagactgtggagattgctctcccttccccccatgctggccagtgatgaggttagttGAGTGAACAgaaggtttgagcctctagcaaaagcagccaaactgagggctgccgtgaacctctaaGGTGAGCAAATCGGCCAGAAAGTGCAggatccaccaaggcagaggaggaactctgTCACACCAGGGATATGAGAGAGGGCTCTAAATCATGACTTGTGTGGAAaaattgaataaggaaatgttatttacttcttcacataacacaaaaagaaGGGgacacccagtgaaattaatagtcagcagatttaaaataaatgaaagaaataatttcttcacagacaacctgtggagctctttgctgaaggccaaaactagaacagggttccaataagaactaTATAAGTTCATGGACAATAGGCCCATCagtggctatttgccaggatgggcaggaatccAACACCATGTTCGGCATGTCCAGAGGGTCTGTTTTCCAGAACCTGGaagtgggtgacaggggatgaatcacctgatgattgcctgttctgttcatcccaaCTGAGGCACGTGGTATAGGTCACTGTTGGAAACCAGGATACTGGGTCTGATGGACCCTTGGTCTCACTCAGTAGGGTGATTCTGATGTTCTTCTATAGACCCATGATATATCTGTCCCCCACTGTAACACCCTAATTTCACTAATGCCAACTTGCACACTGTAAATAAACACCCCGACTTTcaaaataagccaaaaatcaagctaatcccatctCAAACCAAGGCCATAACAAGCCAATCCATAAAAGTCTCCAACACTATGTGACTAGAGCCccccagcatgcagtctgggactgtggtgggcccgctgtgcacccctgaaaTCTCTCCTCCCTTGCTCCTGcttgcccctcccttccccaagaTGCCAGCACATGTTAGTAccagagctgagtgggtctaatattaatttatttttcattcttttatataggaattagatgcAGTGCTCCTGTGAGCTAAtggctaagttatctgccaaacaATTAGAGTTTCTGAGTGCCTAAATAGTCCCTTGTATCATGTTTAAAATTGTCACCCATATCAAAACCTTAAATGGCTCCCTTGcacctggggaaggggggaggagggagaaggtcTAGTGATTGTCAAGGGGAGGGTAAGACAGGAGCAAGTGACAGGGACAGGGCCTTGAGtggcagaggcagagccaggcaggGCATTGGTAGAAGAGGAGTGGCAAAAGGGCCTTGGGGGTCTAGTAACAAACAATTAGAAAGGTGACAACTCAATGAGTTGTACACAGACCGATTCCCCAGTTTGTCACACACTGACCCTGCACAATAAGTTCAGGAAAGGGATTAATGTCTCTCAGTAGTGCCCAGTAGTGTTAGTGAAGAGGGCCCAGCACCATGTCACCAGCAAGCTCTGTTTGGAGCTGGGCCTGAAAGACAGAGGACCAGTGAAAACTTTAGGTCCCTTTACAAGTAAAGAGCTGGAGCAGCATGTCCCGAATATGTTTGGTCCCCAACCCGTAGATGATGGGGTTTAACATGGGGGGCACCAGGAGGTAAATGTTGGCCATGAGAACATGGAAATGCAGGGGCACATTCTGGCCAAACCGGTGTGAGAGGATGGAAAAGAGAGCTGGGATGCTAAAGGCTAAGAAGACACagaggtgggagctgcaggtcctAAAAGTCTTGAGCCTGGTGTCCTTTGTGGGGAGGCTGCagatggccctgaggatctgggTATAGGACACGGTGATAAAAAACACATCCAGACCCATCACCAAGAATGTCACAGAGAGGCCGTAGTAACTACTGACACGGGTGTCAGCACAGGCCAGCTTCACCACGGCCATGCCGTCACAGTACGAGTGGGGGatgatgttggttctgcaatatggccaccGCCTCGCCAGGAAGGGAGTTGGCAGTACGACCATGCAGCCACGCAACACCACAGCCAGGCCAATCGTGGCCACCACAGGGTTTGTCAGGatggtggaatgtctcagggcattgcagatggccacgtagcgatcAAACGCCATGGCCACGATGATCCCAGATGCCATCACTGAGAAGCACTGAATGaagtacatctgggtgaggcaggcactgaaatcgatctccctggaattgaaccagaagatgctcagtgTTTTGGGCAGGGTGGACGTGGACACAACCAGGTCGGTGAcggccagcatgcagaggaaatagtacatgggctCATGAAGGCTCTGCTCCATCTTGACAATAAATAGGATGGTGAAGTTCCCCAAGATGGCTATGGCATAAATGgcacagaaggggatggagatccagatgTGGGCCGtctccaggccaggaatgcccagcacgatgaaggtggaggggttggtgaagttGGTTGCATTAgaatctgacatggagtaggGGAGAAGGTATCCAAATCCGAGGCAGAACGGTGTCTCCTGTTTGTACCGTACGTTCCCTTGACTTTCTGTACGTGCCCAGGGTGATGGTCGCAGTACAAACGCCTGGATGGAGAGACAATGTGAATATGAGACACTGCATGCACTAGTGGGGGCTGTTCTAATGGGTGTAGCAGATTGGCCGCTCTTCACACActgaaaaaatgacattttcattattCAGAATAACTGACCCTACTCCATGTCACTAATTCCTACACATCATGGTGTGGGAAAATGTAATAGGCACCATCATCAAACATGAGTGTGGATATAGGCTTTCCATCATTGTTCCTTAGTGCAATGAAAGCCAGGTTAGATAGTCCATGGAGTAGGCCTGTGGCTGCGTCCCTGGAGGCTGGATAGCCTAGTGGCTAGAATACCGAGTAGGggggcaaaaatgggggaggCTGGCTGCCTTCTCCCACTTCTTCCTGGCCCAGGAACTCCAAGCCACTTTCTATCCAAGTCCTTAAATTTGGAACGTGGGCCCCAAGAGTCCAGATTCCTCAATAGGGTCCCCCCATTTAACCAGAGGGAGCGGTTAACTGGCTCCTGTGATTTGGTGTCATTGAAAAACACCTGCTCATTTGTAGAAGTGTCCAAAACAAAGACAATGTTCAGATGTCTAAGGAATGGGATAGTGAATAACATGGTCTGGACATGCGCTCAGTTTTGATCGCTCAGTCTATGTAAAggatacagcagagagaaaggggATTTCTGAGACAAGCTctgagaatgggggaggctgcCTGATGCAGACGGACTGAAAAATCTGGAACTGTTTCGTTTAGAGAAGAGACAAAGAAGCACAGAgtcatagaagatgagggttggacgacacctcaggatgtcatccagTAAAATGCCCGGCTGacagcaggaccaacaccaacttgGTGTTGCCAAGCGACAGAAATGCCCATTCTGCTTCTAACCCTAACCACTAACTAATCTTTAAAACATGGCCTTTTCTTCCTTCCATACAGcatagttttaaaataatgttaaatttaaattaatgcaAAATTCCTTGttactaaattaatacaacaaattTTGCAAATAATTATATGAATTTTatcaatttttattaaaagttttaaataacAAGGCAATAACTTGCTTATTTAAATGTTTAacccttttgtttattttgtttttttgtttgccttATTTTGTATAGTTATAAATAACATTCTGGCACCATTTGTTTTTAAGTGTAAGTTGGTCCTGTATGTCATGTGTGTGGccttgtgttgtgtgtgtcacgTAActacttttcattatttttattttgttgcaacaaaatgtcaattttattcccttttaaaaatatttatatataagtgTTAGCAAACTATTTCAATGTTGTGGTTGGGGTATAACCACCGTAATATtattaatacaatttttttttcaaagttcaaCAAGGTCTCCGTTATAAATATATGCACATCGATTTCTGCCTCATCAAACAAAGCAATCACAAACAAAAATAGTTCTCTTTTATTaatcacagttttgttttttatttttagtcaAAGAAATAGAACGGTGGGGAACCTCAATCGTAAGAGTAAGGTAATATTAACAAAATGTCAATTTCTTGTTTGGGCTTTTTATAAATTGTTTTCACTTTTGAATATAGTTATAAGAATGtcatagcaaaaatgttttaaaataacaatttatGCATAAAGCTAACCAAACAATTTCAACTGGTTTCCACCTTCGTCTTCCAAACACCACCAAGCATCATAAAAGTATATTACCCTCAAAGTATTTGCATGGATctgtatttaaaatttattttggtttcattttgTAGTTGGTTTAATTTTATACGCTTTTCTTTTGTTATCTTATGTTAATGGGAAGCAGTGGTTGTTAAAGTTTGTGCTTCGAAAGAGTTAACAAGAGTGAAATCGGTATCACACGCAAATTAACTCTAAAAAGCTTGGTGTGAATCATGCTATTGACTCTTTTGCTAACACAGAATGTCCagcaggaaaaaacaacaacaacaacacacctTCCCACAGCAGCTTTTAGAGTTAAGCATTTTATCTAGTATAAAATATTAATGCTGCACCTCAAGTGAAAACTAATGTCTACACAACAATTGCCAAAGTACAGCTTGTGTTATAAAAGACTCGGTCCCTATTACATTGTCCCTATTACATTGTAAACAAGCTACATTAAACTTTGTATTAAGTTTGGgttactgaaaacaaaaacaaaaaagaaaaagaaaaaaacaaaatacttcatGATGCTAACTAGCAAAAGTTGTTTAAGTTGCATCCCACAGACCAAAGACACCAGAAAATATCAGTCTACAGTGAAGCAACCTCCCAagcatcaagaaaaaaaaatggagtgCTTTATAAACAGGAGACTGGTCAAATGCTCCCTCTGTCTACCATATACGGACAATTAAGTTAACAGTCAGCTGAAAACAACTAGCTGGACCAGGATAAAGGGTCATTTAATTTCAACTTGGTTATGGTGTAAAAACAACGGTGTTATTGCTGTACGATTGTTTTATTGTTGTACTTTCATAGGATTGCTGTATTGTCGGATTGCTGTACAACACTTACAATGTGCATAACATTGCTCAACTGTTGAACCAACGCATGGGTATAAATCAACAAACGAATGGCAGCAAACAACGGGAAGGCAAGCGGAAAACAAAgtggtaaacaaacaaaaagttgcACAGTAACTACAAAGTGGGTAAACAAATTGCCTGTTCGCACCAGGGTCAGTGACACTGCATCCCAAGTGAGGCACAtgttattcaaaacaatcttCTTCAGTGTATAGTTGATAAATTGGTTACTGTCCATTCAGGTGGTTGTCTGGAAGACGGCATCCATAAGAAACAACTGGATCTACATCAACTACTGGCGTATCACGGAGCAGTTCAACCCATGGAACAGAGAAGCAGCCGCTCCTGTTTCCTGCCCAGTGAACGTTACCAGAGGGTGACAACCAACAGTCAGGACACCCTACAACACGATGGGCAGCCCTGTGTCGTAACTAATTACAATAGATTTACATATAATGGCCTCAGTGGTACTGTCACTTCTCCAAATTTCTGGTTTACTTCTCATACACACAGCAGTGTGGGACACATCGCCCCAATCCTAGTGTCCCAGTATTTCAACAGACTCAGCCTACGACTCCTAACGATACAAATGGGAACTGTCATTGCCCCAATAAAAGTGGGTTGCTATCTGCAGTACCACAAGGGCCAAACTACAACAACAGATTGGAAAAGAATTGTCATGCTTGGTTATAAAGTGCTGTTCTATGTACACATGCATACTATACATAGATGCCCATATACACTACAAATATACACTCCAGACCCATATTATTCATATATATTAATTATTTGGGAGTGCCTAAGGCTCAATCACAATACTACATTTCTCAGTCATCGTCCCGGGCCTAACATTCCCAGGCCCACCATAAGGGACTAAAAAATAATTGGATAATAAAATCTGCCTCTCAGTCGTGCGAGGGAAAGCGCAGACTAAAAAGACCGAAGGGGCATGAGTGTAGGGATGGTAAAATAAGGtaaacacatagaatcatagaatcatagaatcatagggttggaagggacctcaagaggtcatctagtccaaccccctgctcaaagcaggaccaatccccgactaaatcatcccagccagggctttgtcaagcctgaccttaaaaacttccaaggaaggagattccaccacctccctagggaacccattccagtgcttcaccaccctcctactgaaaaagtttttcctaatatccaatctaaacctcccccactgcaacttgagaccattactcctcgttctgtcatctgctaccactgagaacagtctagatccattctctttgaaacccccgttcaggtacttgaaagcagctatcaaatcccccctcattcttctcttccgtagactaaacaatcccagttccctcagcctcttctcataactcatgtgttccagtcccctaatcatttttgttgccctccgctggacattttccaattccacatccttcttgtagtgtggggcccaaaactgcacacagcactccagatgaggcctcaccaatgtcgaatagagggggacgatcacgtccctcgatctgctggcaatacccctacttatagatcccaaaataccattggccttcctggcaacaagggcacactgctgactcatatccagcttctcgtccactgtaacccaaggtccttttctgcagaactgctgccgagccactcggtccctagtctgtagcggtgaatgggattattccgtcctaagtgcaggactctgcacttgtccttgttgaacctcatcagatttcttttggcccaatcctctaatttgtctagggccctctgtatgctacccctaccctccaacttatctacctctcctcccagtttagtgtcatctgcaaacttgctgagggtgaaatccacaccatcctcaagatcatttatgaagatattgaacaaaaccggccccaggaccgacccctggggcactccacttgatactggctgccaactagagatggagccattgatcactacccgttgagcccgacaatctagccagctttctatccaccttatagtccattcatccagcccatacttccttaacttgctgacaagaatactgtgggagatcgtgtcaaaagctttgctaaagtcaaggaacaacacgtccaccgctttcccctcatccacagagccagttatctcgtcatacaaggcaattagattagtcaggcatgacttgcccttgatgaatccatgctgactcttcctgatcactttcctctcctctaagtgcttcagtattgtttccttgaggacctgctccatgatttttgcagggactgaggtgaggctgactggcctgtagttccccagatcctccttcttcccttttttaaagatgggcactacattagctattttccagtcgtccgggacctcccctgatcgccatgcgttttcaaagataatggccaatggctctgcaatcacatccaccaactcctttagcactctcagatgcaatgcatacggccccatggacttgtgctcgtccagcttttctaaatagtcccaaaccacttctttctccacttctttttgtgttgcccagtgcagcagtctgggagctgaccttgttcgtgaagacagaggcaaaaaaagcattgagtacattagctttttccacatcctctggcactaggttgcctccctcattcagtcaggggcccacactttccttgactttcttcttgttgctaacatacctgaagaaacccttcttcttactcttaacatctcttgctagctgcaactccaggtgtgatttggtcttcctgatttcactcctgcatgcccgagcaatatttttccattagttgccggaagaaagcctcatccacctcatccccctggtctggtggtctatagcagactcccaccacgacatcacccttgttgctcacgcttctaaacttcaTCCagtctctcaggtttttctgcagtttcataccagagctctgagcaatcatactgctcccttacatacagtgcaactcccccaccttttctgccctgcctgtccttcctgaacagtttataaccatccatgacagtactccaggcatgtgagttatcccaccaagtctctgttattccaatcacatcctaattccttgactgtgccaggacttccagttctccctgcttgtttcccaggcttcttgcgttcgtgtacaggcacttgagataacttgctgtttgtcctgctttcttagtatgaggcaggagccctcccctctcgcgctctcctgcttgtgcttcctcctggtatcctgcttccccacttacctcaggggtttggtctccttccccccgtgaacctagtttaaagccctcctcactaggttagctagcctgcttgcgaagatgctcttccctctcttcattaagtggagcccatctctccctagcactcctccttcttggaacaccatcccatggtcaaagaatccaaagccttctctccgacaccacctgcatagccattcgttgacttccacgatttgacggtccctATCTGGACCCtttcccttccacggggaggatggacgagaacaccacttgcacctcaaactcctttatccttcttcccagagccacgtagtctgcagtgatctgctcaaggtcattcttggcagtatcattggtgcccatgtggagaagcaggaaggggtagcgatccgagggcttgatgagtctcggcagtctctccgtcacatcgcgaatcgtagctcctggcaagcagcagacttctcagttttcccggtcggagtggc is a genomic window of Lepidochelys kempii isolate rLepKem1 chromosome 1, rLepKem1.hap2, whole genome shotgun sequence containing:
- the LOC140911764 gene encoding olfactory receptor 52M1-like, with amino-acid sequence MSDSNATNFTNPSTFIVLGIPGLETAHIWISIPFCAIYAIAILGNFTILFIVKMEQSLHEPMYYFLCMLAVTDLVVSTSTLPKTLSIFWFNSREIDFSACLTQMYFIQCFSVMASGIIVAMAFDRYVAICNALRHSTILTNPVVATIGLAVVLRGCMVVLPTPFLARRWPYCRTNIIPHSYCDGMAVVKLACADTRVSSYYGLSVTFLVMGLDVFFITVSYTQILRAICSLPTKDTRLKTFRTCSSHLCVFLAFSIPALFSILSHRFGQNVPLHFHVLMANIYLLVPPMLNPIIYGLGTKHIRDMLLQLFTCKGT